In Prochlorococcus marinus str. MIT 1214, one DNA window encodes the following:
- the lepA gene encoding translation elongation factor 4, producing the protein MTNVPISRLRNFCIIAHIDHGKSTLADRLLQDTGTVSSRDMQEQFLDNMDLERERGITIKLQAARMNYKADDGEEYVLNLIDTPGHVDFSYEVSRSLQACEGALLVVDASQGVEAQTLANVYLALENDLEIIPVLNKVDLPGADPEKIKTEIESIIGLDTSKAISCSAKTGVGIPEILQAVVDRIPSPKDDADQATKALIFDSYYDPYRGVIVYFRIMSGGISKKDKVLLMASKKSYELDEIGVMAPDQVKVNSLHAGEVGYLAASIKAVADARVGDTITLQDRPAEEALPGYTEAKPMVFCGLFPTDADQYPDLREALDKLQLSDAALKYEPETSSAMGFGFRCGFLGLLHMEIVQERLEREYDLDLIVTAPSVIYKVKMTDGEVLMIDNPATLPDPQKRETIEEPYVRMEIYAPNDYNGTLMGLCQDRRGDFIDMKYITTDRVTLIYEIPLAEVVTDFFDQMKSRTKGYASMEYHLIGYRENDLVRLDVLINSERADPLTTIVHKNNAYGVGKGLVEKLKELIPKQQFKIPLQASIGSRIIASEGISALRKDVLSKCYGGDISRKKKLLKKQAKGKKRMKSMGKVDVPQEAFMAVLKLNND; encoded by the coding sequence ATGACTAATGTGCCCATTTCTCGTCTGAGGAACTTCTGCATAATTGCTCATATTGACCATGGTAAATCAACCTTGGCAGACAGGCTTCTTCAGGACACTGGTACTGTCTCCTCTAGAGACATGCAAGAACAATTCTTAGACAATATGGACCTTGAGAGAGAGAGAGGAATAACTATAAAATTACAGGCTGCGCGAATGAATTATAAAGCGGATGATGGAGAGGAATATGTACTGAATTTGATTGATACTCCTGGTCATGTCGACTTTTCTTATGAGGTGAGTAGATCATTGCAGGCTTGTGAGGGGGCTTTGCTAGTTGTTGATGCTAGTCAAGGAGTTGAAGCTCAAACTTTGGCCAATGTTTATCTTGCCTTGGAAAATGATTTAGAAATTATTCCTGTTCTCAATAAAGTTGATTTACCTGGAGCTGACCCTGAGAAAATCAAAACAGAAATTGAATCAATTATTGGTTTAGATACATCTAAGGCAATTTCCTGTTCTGCTAAAACAGGGGTTGGCATTCCAGAAATACTTCAAGCAGTAGTAGATAGAATACCTTCTCCGAAAGACGATGCTGATCAAGCTACAAAAGCACTTATTTTTGATTCCTATTACGACCCTTACAGGGGGGTTATTGTCTATTTCAGAATCATGAGTGGTGGCATAAGTAAGAAAGACAAGGTATTACTTATGGCTAGTAAAAAAAGTTATGAGTTAGATGAAATAGGCGTTATGGCGCCTGATCAAGTAAAAGTAAATTCTCTTCATGCAGGTGAAGTTGGATATTTAGCTGCATCAATCAAGGCCGTTGCTGATGCAAGAGTTGGGGATACAATTACGTTGCAAGATAGACCAGCTGAAGAAGCTTTACCAGGTTATACCGAAGCCAAACCAATGGTTTTTTGTGGTTTGTTTCCAACTGATGCAGATCAATATCCAGATTTAAGAGAAGCTCTAGATAAATTACAGCTATCCGATGCTGCATTGAAATATGAACCTGAAACAAGTAGTGCAATGGGATTTGGTTTCCGTTGTGGATTTTTAGGTTTATTACATATGGAAATTGTTCAAGAGCGTTTAGAACGCGAATATGATTTGGATTTAATTGTTACGGCACCCTCCGTTATTTATAAAGTGAAAATGACTGATGGAGAAGTTTTGATGATCGATAATCCCGCTACACTTCCAGATCCTCAAAAACGTGAAACCATAGAGGAACCTTACGTTCGAATGGAAATTTATGCTCCTAATGATTACAACGGAACTTTGATGGGACTTTGTCAGGACAGAAGAGGAGACTTTATTGATATGAAGTACATAACGACTGATCGAGTCACTCTCATTTATGAAATACCTTTAGCAGAGGTTGTTACCGACTTCTTTGATCAGATGAAAAGTAGAACTAAGGGATACGCTTCTATGGAATATCACTTGATTGGTTATAGAGAAAATGATTTAGTCAGATTGGACGTTTTAATCAATTCAGAGCGAGCAGATCCTTTAACGACAATCGTTCACAAAAATAATGCTTATGGTGTGGGAAAAGGACTTGTTGAGAAATTAAAAGAACTTATTCCAAAACAGCAATTTAAGATTCCTTTACAGGCTTCAATTGGGAGTCGAATTATTGCAAGTGAAGGTATTAGTGCCTTACGAAAAGATGTTTTGTCCAAATGTTACGGAGGCGATATCTCTAGAAAAAAGAAATTATTGAAGAAACAGGCAAAAGGGAAAAAACGAATGAAGTCTATGGGGAAAGTAGATGTTCCCCAAGAGGCTTTTATGGCGGTATTGAAATTAAATAATGATTAA
- a CDS encoding ABC transporter permease — MPLLISLKIIPNGEFGLGNPIFAAPSIDHWCGTDRLGRDVCVRTLAASGVALQVVFVAVSLAVFVGIPLGLLSGYIGGLLDRILVLFMDTLYTIPVLLLSVVMAFLLGRGILNASIALCVVYIPQYFRLVRNQTSQVKSELYIEAAISMGASPIWVIRKYLLKNVLTSVPVVLTLNAADAVLVLGGLGFLGLGLPENIPEWGSDLNMALVALPTGIWWTAIYPGMAMFVLVLGLSFIGEGLEKFISETSLQD; from the coding sequence ATGCCACTATTAATCTCTTTAAAGATTATTCCTAATGGTGAATTTGGATTAGGGAATCCGATTTTTGCAGCTCCGTCTATAGATCACTGGTGTGGAACAGATCGATTAGGAAGGGATGTTTGTGTTAGAACTTTGGCTGCGAGCGGGGTTGCGTTACAGGTCGTTTTTGTTGCCGTATCTCTTGCAGTTTTCGTAGGAATACCTTTGGGACTTTTGAGTGGCTATATTGGTGGGCTTTTAGATAGGATTTTAGTTCTTTTCATGGATACTCTTTATACCATTCCTGTCCTACTCCTTTCTGTGGTGATGGCATTTTTATTGGGGAGAGGCATATTGAATGCATCCATAGCATTGTGTGTCGTTTATATTCCTCAATATTTTCGACTTGTCAGAAACCAGACTTCACAGGTTAAATCAGAACTTTATATAGAGGCAGCAATATCAATGGGAGCTTCCCCTATTTGGGTAATAAGAAAGTACCTTCTTAAAAATGTCCTGACTTCTGTTCCTGTGGTCTTAACACTTAATGCTGCAGATGCTGTATTGGTCCTTGGGGGACTGGGATTTCTTGGATTAGGTCTTCCTGAGAATATTCCAGAGTGGGGAAGTGATTTAAATATGGCATTAGTTGCATTACCTACTGGTATTTGGTGGACAGCGATATATCCTGGCATGGCTATGTTCGTTTTAGTGTTGGGTCTGTCTTTTATTGGAGAAGGCTTAGAGAAATTTATCAGTGAAACTAGTCTGCAGGATTGA
- the trmH gene encoding tRNA (guanosine(18)-2'-O)-methyltransferase TrmH — protein sequence MPLLPRRFERLKSVLNKRISDLTILIENVEKPHNLSAIIRSCDAVGVLEAYAIFNKDKFLTFNSTAQGSQKWVQINQYKETSEAIKVLKKKGFKLYGTNLNPKSIDYRKCDFKGPTAFVLGAEKWGISEEAAILMDEHIHIPMRGMVESLNVSVAASALLFEALRQRQAAKIIPESGEGMSDETYKEKIFEWAYPEVAEWCKNEGREYPEINEKGEIIDDLPRTEKMRY from the coding sequence ATGCCTCTACTACCTAGACGTTTTGAACGTCTAAAATCAGTACTGAACAAAAGAATTTCAGATCTCACTATCTTAATTGAAAATGTTGAAAAGCCTCATAACCTCTCAGCAATAATACGTAGTTGTGATGCAGTGGGTGTTCTTGAGGCATATGCGATCTTCAACAAAGATAAATTTTTAACATTTAATAGCACGGCTCAAGGAAGTCAAAAATGGGTCCAAATAAACCAATACAAAGAAACCTCTGAGGCAATAAAAGTCCTTAAAAAAAAAGGATTTAAGTTGTATGGTACGAACTTAAATCCAAAATCAATTGACTATAGAAAATGTGATTTCAAAGGGCCAACAGCATTTGTGCTAGGTGCCGAGAAATGGGGTATAAGCGAAGAAGCCGCGATTCTAATGGATGAGCATATTCATATTCCAATGAGAGGTATGGTTGAATCTTTAAATGTATCAGTTGCCGCATCAGCATTATTATTTGAAGCGCTAAGACAACGACAAGCAGCAAAGATAATTCCTGAATCTGGAGAAGGTATGAGCGACGAAACATACAAAGAAAAGATCTTTGAGTGGGCTTACCCAGAGGTAGCTGAATGGTGTAAGAATGAAGGTAGAGAATATCCAGAAATTAATGAAAAAGGTGAAATTATAGATGATCTCCCAAGAACAGAAAAAATGAGGTATTAA
- a CDS encoding porin encodes MKLFSRLLVAPAALGLMAPVAANADTAFSSTTTLGGSAVFTTGSVADGGTSDTEEELYMQYAYTLDVNSSFTGEDLFSAGIVAGNASGPLASMDSAETGDLDVQSLFYNFPVGDLSVTVGPLVDQDDVVAATTSAYSDAFRLGSMPYSLAGNETGPGVGVAYSNDNGVVASVSFVSVGGASSTVGIGADDGDDVSTFTLGYNGDGFGGGLVIASNDGEGGTTGYDTFGGGIYYSPESIDATFSVAYDTTDPETGADATDLFVGVDYEVGPGTLSAAYNSTDVDGSDSLDSTGFEVSYTYSLNDNVTLTPGFFTVEDTSTGDDDTGVVVETAFSF; translated from the coding sequence ATGAAGCTTTTTTCACGTTTATTAGTAGCTCCAGCAGCTTTGGGTCTTATGGCTCCTGTTGCAGCTAATGCAGATACTGCATTTTCATCAACAACAACTCTTGGTGGTTCTGCTGTTTTCACAACTGGTTCAGTTGCTGATGGCGGAACATCTGATACAGAAGAAGAGCTTTATATGCAGTATGCATATACTCTAGATGTAAATTCTAGCTTCACTGGTGAAGACCTTTTCTCTGCAGGTATCGTAGCTGGTAATGCTAGTGGCCCACTTGCAAGCATGGATAGTGCTGAAACAGGTGATCTAGATGTTCAGTCTCTATTTTATAACTTCCCTGTAGGCGATCTTTCAGTAACTGTTGGACCTCTGGTTGATCAGGATGATGTTGTTGCTGCAACAACTTCTGCTTATTCAGACGCATTCAGACTAGGCAGCATGCCTTATTCTTTGGCTGGTAACGAAACTGGTCCTGGAGTTGGTGTTGCTTACTCTAATGACAATGGTGTAGTTGCTTCTGTAAGTTTCGTTTCTGTTGGTGGTGCTTCTTCTACAGTAGGAATCGGCGCTGATGATGGTGATGATGTTTCAACTTTCACTCTTGGCTATAATGGCGACGGCTTTGGTGGCGGTCTTGTAATCGCTTCTAACGACGGTGAAGGCGGAACAACTGGATACGACACATTCGGTGGTGGTATCTACTACAGCCCAGAGTCAATTGATGCAACATTCAGCGTTGCTTATGACACAACAGATCCAGAAACAGGTGCTGATGCAACTGACTTGTTCGTTGGTGTTGACTACGAAGTTGGTCCAGGAACATTAAGTGCTGCTTACAATTCAACTGATGTTGATGGTAGTGATTCTTTAGATTCAACAGGATTTGAAGTTTCTTACACTTATTCATTGAACGACAACGTTACACTTACTCCTGGTTTCTTCACTGTTGAAGATACAAGTACTGGTGATGACGACACAGGCGTTGTTGTTGAAACTGCATTTAGCTTCTAG
- a CDS encoding 16S rRNA (cytosine(967)-C(5))-methyltransferase translates to MLLSKNLSSIKGLDARKAAWEVIQAVGGGAFADVALERIFNLYSFKSLDKALITELSYGAIRQRYFLDCWIDSLGKVSARKQPPLLRWLLHLGLYQILKMKRIPPAAAINTTVELAKTHHLKKLAPVVNGILRSALRSKEKGLLLPKSNNPSLELAKNESLPIWLAEELIAWKGVEQAEQIAKAFNSVSPIDIRVNKLRADLKDVKELFDSCGIQHQVIPNCPYGLEVRAGVGEPRKWPGYEEGKWSVQDRSSQLIAPSLGPLPGEKILDACAAPGGKSTHIAELMNNEGKIWSVDRSSRRSKKIFTNSERLGTNCLQLMVADSNELLVKHPEWKNFFDRILIDAPCSGLGTLARHPDARWRMNKDHIQQLVLLQSQLLNSLAPLLKKGGTLVYSTCTIHPDENTNQIKNFLKLKTEFLLEYEKQIWPSEEGNGDGFYIAVLNKLKK, encoded by the coding sequence TTGCTTTTGAGTAAAAACCTGTCATCCATAAAAGGCTTAGATGCCAGAAAAGCTGCTTGGGAGGTTATCCAAGCAGTGGGTGGAGGAGCATTTGCAGATGTGGCTTTGGAAAGGATCTTTAATCTCTATTCTTTTAAATCCTTAGATAAAGCACTGATAACTGAACTTTCTTATGGAGCAATTCGTCAAAGATATTTCTTAGATTGTTGGATTGATTCTTTAGGGAAAGTGTCGGCGCGCAAACAACCTCCTTTATTGAGATGGTTATTGCATCTTGGGCTTTATCAAATTTTGAAAATGAAGCGGATTCCTCCTGCTGCTGCTATCAACACAACTGTTGAGCTTGCGAAAACCCATCATTTAAAAAAGCTTGCCCCTGTTGTTAATGGGATCTTGCGATCTGCTCTTAGAAGCAAAGAGAAAGGTCTTTTGCTGCCTAAATCAAATAATCCGAGTTTGGAATTGGCAAAAAACGAGTCTCTTCCCATTTGGTTAGCAGAGGAATTGATTGCTTGGAAGGGAGTCGAACAGGCCGAGCAGATTGCTAAAGCATTCAACAGTGTTAGTCCTATTGACATAAGAGTGAATAAATTGCGTGCAGATTTAAAAGATGTAAAAGAACTTTTTGATTCCTGTGGTATTCAACATCAAGTAATTCCAAATTGTCCTTACGGATTGGAAGTACGAGCTGGTGTAGGTGAACCTAGGAAATGGCCTGGTTATGAAGAAGGTAAATGGAGTGTTCAAGATAGATCTTCACAGCTAATTGCCCCATCATTAGGTCCTTTGCCTGGAGAAAAAATCCTTGATGCTTGTGCTGCACCAGGTGGTAAATCAACACATATTGCTGAATTAATGAATAATGAGGGCAAAATTTGGTCGGTTGATCGATCATCCAGAAGATCGAAAAAAATCTTCACTAATTCAGAGAGGTTAGGGACTAACTGTTTGCAACTAATGGTCGCAGATTCCAATGAATTATTAGTTAAACATCCAGAATGGAAAAATTTTTTTGATCGAATATTAATAGATGCACCATGCTCAGGATTGGGTACTCTTGCTCGCCACCCTGATGCAAGATGGAGGATGAATAAGGATCATATCCAGCAGCTTGTTTTACTTCAAAGTCAGCTACTCAATTCGTTAGCCCCTTTATTGAAAAAAGGAGGCACACTGGTCTATTCCACGTGTACAATTCACCCTGATGAAAATACTAATCAGATAAAAAACTTTCTTAAATTAAAAACTGAATTTTTATTAGAATATGAGAAACAGATATGGCCTAGTGAAGAAGGTAATGGAGATGGTTTTTATATTGCTGTTTTAAATAAATTAAAAAAGTAA
- the chlG gene encoding chlorophyll synthase ChlG yields MSDARQLLGIKGGSETTNIWKLRLQLMKPITWIPLLWGVICGAAASGNYHWELSNIIASISCMFMSGPLLTGYTQTINDYFDREIDAINEPNRPIPSGAISLFQVKFQIWVLLIAGLGVAYLLDLWAHHTIPSVFLLALGGSFVSFIYSAPPLKLKQNGWLGNYALGASYIALPWWAGQALFGHLTWTTALLTLAYSFSGLGIAVINDFKSVEGDKSLGLESLPVVFGIKNASRISAGMIDIFQLAMVVVLIAIGQHFASVILVLLIVPQITFQDIWLLRDPLKFDVKYQASAQPFLILGMLVTAIAIGHSSLISL; encoded by the coding sequence GTGAGCGATGCTAGACAACTCCTTGGAATAAAAGGAGGTTCTGAAACAACAAACATTTGGAAGCTTCGTTTGCAATTAATGAAGCCCATCACATGGATTCCTTTGTTATGGGGAGTCATATGTGGAGCAGCTGCCAGTGGTAATTATCACTGGGAATTAAGCAACATTATTGCTTCGATAAGTTGCATGTTTATGAGCGGGCCACTCTTAACTGGATATACCCAAACAATAAATGATTACTTTGATAGAGAAATTGATGCAATAAATGAACCTAATAGACCAATACCTTCAGGAGCAATTTCACTTTTCCAAGTAAAATTTCAAATTTGGGTTTTATTAATTGCCGGTCTTGGAGTTGCCTATTTATTAGATTTGTGGGCACATCACACAATTCCTTCCGTCTTTCTTTTGGCATTGGGAGGTTCATTTGTAAGTTTTATTTACTCAGCACCACCTTTAAAACTTAAACAAAATGGTTGGCTTGGGAATTATGCACTTGGTGCAAGCTATATAGCTCTTCCCTGGTGGGCTGGACAGGCTCTATTTGGACATTTAACCTGGACAACTGCTCTGCTTACTCTTGCGTATAGCTTTTCAGGCTTAGGAATTGCTGTGATCAATGATTTTAAAAGCGTGGAAGGGGATAAAAGCCTTGGTCTTGAATCACTTCCTGTTGTTTTTGGTATTAAAAATGCAAGTCGTATCAGTGCAGGCATGATAGATATCTTTCAGCTCGCAATGGTAGTAGTTTTAATAGCGATAGGACAACATTTTGCATCTGTCATTCTAGTTTTGCTAATAGTCCCTCAAATCACATTTCAAGACATATGGCTATTACGTGATCCATTAAAATTTGATGTTAAATACCAAGCGAGTGCACAACCATTTCTAATTTTAGGAATGCTTGTAACTGCTATAGCTATAGGACATAGCTCATTAATTAGTTTATAA
- a CDS encoding DUF2862 domain-containing protein, translating to MAKPTSLARIGSKIKINIERVRDRIPSYLINQLSEDPRGTVIDYKMTDGIGGIGVVLKMNDGSKHWFFEDEVS from the coding sequence ATGGCTAAGCCAACCTCCCTTGCAAGGATAGGTTCAAAAATTAAGATCAATATCGAACGTGTAAGAGATCGCATACCTTCTTATTTGATCAACCAACTATCTGAGGATCCAAGAGGCACTGTAATCGATTACAAGATGACTGATGGTATTGGTGGCATTGGTGTGGTACTTAAAATGAATGATGGAAGCAAACATTGGTTCTTCGAAGATGAAGTTTCTTAA
- the hisF gene encoding imidazole glycerol phosphate synthase subunit HisF, with protein MVALRLIPCLDVSNGRVVKGVNFVGLRDAGDPVELGCRYSKAGADELVFLDITATHEKRSTLVDMVRRTSESVTIPFTVGGGVSSINGINELLRAGADKVSLNSSAVKDPSLISQGANRFGSQCIVVAIDAKKNTNIPNKWDVYVSGGRNNTGLDAIEWAEKVFELGAGEILLTSMDGDGTQNGYDIELTKSISEKVPIPVIASGGAGCLRHIKEAFTLGKSSAALLASLLHDGQLTISEIKEYLIKENLPIRPI; from the coding sequence ATGGTTGCTTTAAGATTGATCCCTTGTCTTGATGTTTCAAATGGACGAGTAGTAAAGGGAGTTAACTTTGTTGGATTGCGTGATGCAGGTGATCCAGTTGAGCTGGGATGTAGATACAGCAAGGCTGGAGCTGATGAATTGGTCTTTCTAGACATAACGGCAACTCACGAGAAAAGATCAACTTTGGTTGATATGGTTAGACGAACATCCGAGTCGGTAACCATTCCTTTCACTGTTGGAGGTGGGGTAAGTTCTATTAATGGAATAAATGAATTGTTACGAGCAGGAGCTGACAAAGTAAGTTTAAATTCCAGTGCTGTTAAAGACCCTTCGTTGATTTCTCAAGGTGCTAATCGTTTTGGATCTCAATGTATTGTGGTCGCAATAGATGCAAAAAAGAACACAAATATTCCTAATAAGTGGGACGTTTATGTGAGTGGTGGACGTAATAATACCGGTTTGGATGCGATTGAATGGGCAGAAAAAGTATTTGAGTTGGGAGCAGGAGAAATCCTATTAACTTCCATGGACGGTGATGGAACTCAAAATGGGTATGACATAGAACTGACTAAATCTATTTCTGAAAAGGTTCCAATTCCTGTAATAGCCTCAGGAGGAGCTGGTTGCTTGAGACATATTAAAGAGGCTTTTACTCTTGGGAAATCTTCAGCTGCTCTCTTGGCATCCCTTTTGCATGATGGACAATTAACTATAAGCGAAATAAAAGAATATCTAATTAAGGAAAATTTACCTATCAGACCAATTTAA
- the ubiE gene encoding bifunctional demethylmenaquinone methyltransferase/2-methoxy-6-polyprenyl-1,4-benzoquinol methylase UbiE: protein MRPGNTKAIEEMFNSISSKYDFLNDIFSFGLHRFWKRRLLDILNPISGEKWVDVCCGTGDMSILLARYMKSSENIIGIDSASQALLVARERSQQNYSSIEWINCDALETNLTSHQFDGLLMAYGLRNLSSPYAGLREALRILKPGGRAGILDFRSFEGPSIQGLFQKIYLSFYVVPIASLLGLGKEYSYIKKSLLNFPSGEKQIHLALSAGFKKAKYQTLAKGQMGILLLEA from the coding sequence ATGAGGCCTGGTAATACTAAAGCTATAGAGGAAATGTTTAATTCAATTTCTTCAAAATATGACTTTTTAAATGATATATTCAGCTTCGGATTGCATAGATTTTGGAAAAGACGATTGTTGGATATTCTTAATCCAATTTCAGGAGAAAAATGGGTAGACGTTTGTTGTGGAACTGGAGATATGTCAATACTTTTAGCTAGATATATGAAAAGTTCTGAAAATATTATCGGGATAGATTCAGCTTCTCAAGCATTATTAGTTGCGAGAGAAAGATCTCAGCAAAACTATTCTTCAATTGAATGGATAAATTGTGATGCTCTGGAGACAAATCTAACATCACATCAATTCGATGGACTTTTAATGGCCTATGGCTTAAGGAATCTTTCAAGCCCTTATGCAGGGCTTAGAGAGGCTTTAAGAATCTTGAAACCAGGAGGAAGAGCTGGGATTTTAGATTTTAGATCTTTTGAGGGACCTTCCATTCAAGGGCTATTTCAAAAAATTTATCTAAGTTTTTATGTTGTTCCAATTGCATCTCTTCTCGGATTGGGAAAAGAATATTCATATATAAAAAAAAGCTTACTTAACTTTCCTTCAGGTGAAAAACAAATTCATTTGGCACTTTCTGCTGGCTTTAAAAAAGCAAAATATCAAACACTAGCAAAGGGACAAATGGGGATTTTATTACTTGAAGCCTAA
- a CDS encoding DUF721 domain-containing protein codes for MILEDLKHTAKAKREQSIYTCLEEIRSSWKGNVGGLIQDWEEIAGKQLALNCTPLNIQNKVLTIGASHPQWRQALQYNRLELIESLKSYGYQIKEIRIRQHYPIDLVTRESEKEIWERHPSRTDKSGMTNCPFCKVPSPNGEVKLWGKCSFCRRKELRID; via the coding sequence TTGATTTTAGAAGACTTAAAACATACAGCAAAAGCAAAAAGAGAGCAGTCAATTTATACATGCTTGGAAGAAATCAGGTCTTCATGGAAAGGAAATGTGGGAGGTCTTATTCAAGATTGGGAAGAAATAGCTGGGAAGCAACTCGCATTGAATTGCACACCACTTAACATTCAAAATAAAGTCCTTACTATCGGAGCAAGCCATCCGCAATGGCGACAGGCTCTCCAATACAACCGTTTGGAGTTGATTGAATCTTTAAAATCATATGGATATCAGATAAAAGAGATAAGGATTAGACAACATTATCCAATTGATTTAGTGACTAGAGAAAGTGAAAAAGAAATATGGGAAAGGCATCCAAGTAGAACTGATAAGAGTGGCATGACCAATTGTCCTTTTTGCAAAGTTCCTTCTCCTAATGGAGAAGTTAAATTATGGGGTAAATGTAGTTTTTGTAGAAGAAAAGAATTAAGAATAGATTGA
- a CDS encoding PspA/IM30 family protein produces MGLLDRLSRLLRANLNAFVSDAEDPIKILDQSVSDMQEDLVKLRQAVAMAIASQKRLENQANQAKDQIKNWFSRAELALKKGEDDLAREALSRKKTFQETFESLTTQFQTQNGQVEKLKKSLLLLERKIAEARTKKDMLKARAQAAKAQQQIQSAVGDLGSKSAMAAFERMEDKVEALEASGQASLELAGEALESKFAALEGGDDIENELETLRTQLKSGVESIALPPSDLDVNEIKTVEIKEVEVELEEMKKSMDNS; encoded by the coding sequence ATGGGATTATTAGATAGGTTAAGTCGCTTGCTAAGGGCAAATCTAAATGCTTTTGTTAGTGATGCAGAAGATCCAATAAAAATACTTGATCAGTCTGTTTCTGATATGCAAGAGGACTTGGTAAAGCTTCGTCAAGCGGTTGCTATGGCTATTGCAAGTCAAAAAAGACTAGAAAATCAAGCAAATCAAGCAAAAGATCAAATAAAAAATTGGTTTTCCAGAGCTGAATTAGCCTTGAAAAAAGGGGAGGATGATCTGGCTAGAGAAGCATTGAGTAGAAAAAAAACTTTTCAAGAAACTTTTGAATCTTTAACGACTCAATTCCAAACACAAAATGGCCAAGTTGAAAAATTAAAGAAAAGCCTTTTGTTATTAGAGAGAAAGATTGCTGAGGCTCGAACTAAAAAAGATATGCTCAAAGCAAGAGCTCAGGCAGCTAAAGCTCAGCAACAAATTCAAAGCGCAGTTGGTGATTTAGGTAGTAAGTCTGCTATGGCTGCTTTTGAAAGAATGGAAGATAAAGTTGAGGCATTGGAAGCTTCTGGGCAAGCATCATTAGAGTTGGCTGGAGAAGCTTTAGAAAGTAAGTTTGCAGCATTAGAAGGAGGTGACGATATAGAGAATGAATTAGAGACATTGAGGACTCAATTAAAATCAGGTGTCGAGTCAATAGCTTTGCCTCCTTCTGATTTAGATGTGAATGAAATAAAGACAGTAGAAATCAAAGAAGTTGAGGTTGAATTAGAGGAGATGAAAAAGTCAATGGATAATTCTTGA
- a CDS encoding biotin--[acetyl-CoA-carboxylase] ligase, translated as MNNQKFDRGVGLIYRYHKLNHPTSRSWRLILKPICASTEIELSNWIAKKPVKQNQPIAIFSSCQRFGQGQAGRVWYAPKGGVWVSAAIRIEDICENNSQLYGLAVALALVERIERIGVNVKIKWPNDLLVDGQKLAGILPRLSFRGGKLRLLRVGVGLNVFNNVPEEGVSLKQIIGNKKINLNFWSSEVLLAIERSLDFLYNKNFLSSQVEQRLWSKKYIDKETGYKWDIKGLDSSGRLILFKDDNEKVLSI; from the coding sequence ATGAATAATCAAAAATTTGATAGAGGGGTTGGGTTGATTTATAGATATCACAAATTAAATCATCCCACTTCAAGATCTTGGAGATTAATTCTTAAACCGATTTGTGCTAGTACAGAAATAGAGCTATCAAATTGGATTGCAAAGAAACCAGTAAAGCAAAACCAACCAATAGCTATATTTTCTTCTTGCCAAAGATTTGGTCAAGGTCAAGCTGGTCGAGTTTGGTATGCACCAAAAGGGGGGGTTTGGGTTAGTGCCGCTATTAGGATAGAAGATATATGTGAAAATAATTCTCAGCTTTACGGGTTAGCGGTGGCATTAGCGTTGGTTGAAAGAATTGAACGGATAGGAGTTAATGTCAAAATAAAATGGCCAAATGATCTATTGGTTGATGGCCAAAAATTAGCTGGGATCTTACCTAGATTATCTTTTAGAGGAGGAAAACTTAGATTATTAAGAGTCGGAGTAGGTTTAAATGTTTTCAATAATGTTCCTGAAGAGGGAGTTTCATTAAAACAAATTATTGGAAATAAAAAGATAAATTTGAATTTTTGGTCATCAGAAGTTTTGCTTGCAATAGAAAGATCTCTAGATTTTTTATATAATAAAAACTTTCTCTCTAGTCAGGTTGAACAAAGATTATGGTCAAAAAAATACATTGATAAAGAAACAGGATATAAATGGGATATTAAAGGATTAGATTCATCTGGAAGGTTAATTCTTTTTAAAGATGATAATGAGAAAGTCTTATCTATATAA